The following are encoded in a window of Sphaerisporangium siamense genomic DNA:
- a CDS encoding glycosyltransferase family 2 protein has protein sequence MELTVVMPCLNEAETVETCVRKALGYMAEHGIEGEVVIADNGSTDGSQQLARDAGARVVHVDQKGYGNALMGGIRAARGRYVIMGDADDSYDFTALMPFVEELRDGADLVMGNRFRGGIAPGAMPPLHRYLGNPVLSFIGRLFFPSAIRDFHCGLRGFRRDSILNLGLQTGGMEFASEMVVKSTIQGLDVREVPTTLSPDGRSRPPHLRSWRDGWRHLRFLLLYSPRWLFFIPGLVLMALGLTAGTALTFGPVYIGKLAFDVDTLVGASAAVVIGFQAVLFALFTKVYAAEEGFLPEDRRIRRLVDVVTLERGLIAGGLLALAGLAGMVASLAHWQVRNFGELIPAESLRLVVPSATALVISFQTIFAALFISILGIRRTKETPADVAASAAEEAAEAVRMARPAAAQHEDAL, from the coding sequence GTGGAACTGACTGTGGTCATGCCGTGCCTGAACGAGGCGGAGACCGTCGAAACGTGCGTGCGCAAGGCGTTGGGCTACATGGCCGAGCACGGCATCGAGGGCGAGGTGGTGATCGCCGACAACGGCAGCACCGACGGCTCCCAGCAGCTCGCCAGAGACGCCGGCGCCCGCGTCGTCCACGTCGACCAGAAGGGGTACGGCAACGCCCTCATGGGCGGCATCCGCGCCGCGCGCGGCCGCTACGTGATCATGGGAGACGCCGACGACTCCTACGACTTCACCGCGCTGATGCCCTTCGTCGAGGAGCTGCGCGACGGCGCCGACCTGGTCATGGGCAACCGCTTCCGCGGCGGCATCGCCCCCGGCGCCATGCCCCCCCTGCACCGCTACCTCGGCAACCCGGTGCTGTCGTTCATCGGCCGGCTGTTCTTCCCGAGCGCCATCCGCGACTTCCACTGCGGCCTGCGCGGGTTCCGCCGCGACTCGATCCTCAACCTGGGCCTGCAGACCGGCGGCATGGAGTTCGCCAGCGAGATGGTCGTGAAGTCCACGATCCAGGGCCTGGACGTCCGCGAGGTGCCCACCACCCTCAGCCCCGACGGCCGGTCCCGCCCGCCGCACCTGCGCTCCTGGCGGGACGGCTGGCGCCACCTGCGCTTCCTGCTGCTCTACAGCCCCCGCTGGCTGTTCTTCATCCCCGGCCTCGTCCTGATGGCGCTCGGCCTCACCGCCGGCACCGCCCTCACCTTCGGCCCGGTGTACATCGGCAAGCTGGCCTTCGACGTCGACACGCTGGTCGGGGCGTCGGCGGCCGTCGTCATCGGTTTCCAGGCGGTGCTGTTCGCGCTGTTCACCAAGGTCTACGCCGCCGAAGAGGGGTTCCTCCCCGAGGACAGGCGCATCCGGCGCCTGGTCGACGTGGTCACCCTGGAACGCGGCCTGATCGCGGGCGGCCTGCTGGCCCTCGCGGGCCTGGCGGGCATGGTCGCCTCGCTGGCGCACTGGCAGGTGCGCAACTTCGGCGAGCTGATCCCCGCCGAGTCGCTGCGCCTGGTCGTGCCCTCCGCGACCGCCCTCGTCATCAGCTTCCAGACCATCTTCGCGGCCCTGTTCATCAGCATCCTCGGCATCCGCAGGACCAAGGAGACCCCCGCCGACGTCGCCGCCTCCGCCGCCGAAGAGGCCGCGGAAGCCGTGCGGATGGCGCGTCCCGCCGCCGCGCAGCACGAGGACGCCCTCTAG
- the metG gene encoding methionine--tRNA ligase: MSEQSQHILTAVAWPYANGPRHIGHVSGFGVPSDVFSRYQRMAGNKVLMVSGTDEHGTPIQVQADREGVTARELADRYNRVIAEDLTALGLSYDLFTRTTTANHYAVAQEIFKGLHANGYVFPKTTMGAVSPSTGRTLPDRYIEGTCPICGYDGARGDQCDNCGNQLDPIDLINPKSRINGETPKFIETEHFMLDLPAFSEVLGSWLQSKQGEWRPNVLKFSLNLLGDMQPRAISRDLDWGVPIPLDGWRDREDKRLYVWFDAVIGYLSASIEWARRSGDPDAWRQWWQNPDARGYYFMGKDNIVFHSEIWPAMLLGYNGEGARGGSPGSLGKLALPSEVVSSEFLTMEGRKFSSSRQVVIYVRDFLSRYDADALRYYIAVAGPENQDTDFTWSEFVNRNNGELVAAWGNLVNRSISMAAKNFGAVPEAGELSDADRALLARSRGAFSAVGAELGRSRFKNAVTEAFDVVRDANRYLAEQEPWKLKDDPERVKSILHVALQVVDDAKTLLTPFLPASSNKVHAMLGGEGVWSGMPRIEEVDEDGRPAYPVITGEYEGQARWESTPLRSGTPLAPPTPLFAKLDPKVVDEELARLGE, translated from the coding sequence ATGTCCGAGCAGTCCCAGCACATCTTGACCGCCGTCGCCTGGCCCTACGCCAACGGCCCCCGTCACATCGGGCACGTCTCCGGGTTCGGCGTGCCGTCCGACGTCTTCAGCCGCTACCAGCGGATGGCGGGCAACAAGGTGCTGATGGTCAGCGGCACCGACGAGCACGGCACGCCCATCCAGGTGCAGGCCGACCGCGAGGGCGTCACCGCTCGCGAGCTCGCCGACCGCTACAACCGGGTGATCGCCGAGGACCTGACCGCCCTGGGCCTGTCGTACGACCTGTTCACGCGCACCACGACGGCCAACCACTACGCCGTCGCGCAAGAGATCTTCAAGGGCCTGCACGCGAACGGCTACGTCTTCCCGAAGACGACCATGGGCGCGGTCTCGCCCTCCACCGGGCGCACCCTTCCGGACCGCTACATCGAGGGCACCTGCCCCATCTGCGGGTACGACGGCGCACGCGGCGACCAGTGCGACAACTGCGGCAACCAGCTCGACCCGATCGACCTGATCAACCCCAAGAGCCGCATCAACGGCGAGACGCCCAAGTTCATCGAGACCGAGCACTTCATGCTCGACCTGCCGGCGTTCTCCGAGGTCCTGGGCTCCTGGCTGCAGTCCAAGCAGGGCGAGTGGCGGCCCAACGTCCTGAAGTTCTCGCTCAACCTCCTCGGCGACATGCAGCCCCGCGCCATCAGCCGCGACCTCGACTGGGGCGTGCCCATCCCCCTGGACGGCTGGCGCGACCGCGAGGACAAGCGGCTGTACGTCTGGTTCGACGCGGTCATCGGCTACCTCAGCGCCTCGATCGAGTGGGCGCGCCGCTCGGGCGACCCGGACGCCTGGCGGCAGTGGTGGCAGAACCCCGACGCCCGCGGCTACTACTTCATGGGCAAGGACAACATCGTCTTCCACTCCGAGATCTGGCCCGCCATGCTGCTCGGCTACAACGGCGAGGGGGCGCGCGGCGGCTCGCCGGGCTCGCTCGGCAAGCTGGCCCTGCCGTCGGAGGTCGTCTCCAGCGAGTTCCTCACCATGGAGGGCCGCAAGTTCTCCTCCAGCCGCCAGGTCGTGATCTACGTGCGCGACTTCCTGTCGCGCTACGACGCCGACGCCCTGCGCTACTACATCGCGGTCGCCGGCCCGGAGAACCAGGACACCGACTTCACCTGGTCGGAGTTCGTCAACAGGAACAACGGCGAGCTGGTCGCCGCCTGGGGCAACCTCGTCAACCGGTCGATCTCGATGGCCGCCAAGAACTTCGGCGCGGTGCCCGAGGCCGGCGAGCTGTCCGACGCCGACCGCGCGCTGCTGGCGCGCAGCCGCGGGGCCTTCTCCGCCGTCGGCGCCGAGCTCGGCAGGTCGCGGTTCAAGAACGCCGTCACCGAGGCGTTCGACGTCGTCCGCGACGCCAACCGCTACCTCGCCGAGCAGGAGCCCTGGAAGCTCAAGGACGATCCCGAGCGCGTGAAGTCGATCCTCCACGTCGCCCTCCAGGTCGTGGACGACGCCAAGACCCTGCTCACTCCGTTCCTGCCGGCGTCCTCCAACAAGGTCCACGCCATGCTCGGCGGCGAGGGCGTCTGGTCCGGCATGCCGCGGATCGAGGAGGTCGACGAGGACGGCCGCCCGGCGTACCCGGTGATCACCGGAGAGTACGAGGGACAGGCCCGCTGGGAGTCCACCCCGCTGCGGTCCGGCACGCCGCTGGCGCCGCCCACTCCGCTGTTCGCCAAGCTCGATCCCAAGGTGGTCGACGAAGAGCTCGCCCGCCTCGGAGAGTGA
- a CDS encoding TatD family hydrolase, producing MSQAVPPAPEPLGAEVFDSHCHLDIMVGERKASSGDAVALAAQASGTGVGKILAEARAVGVTRLVTIGYDLRSSRWGAEVAREHDGVYAGVAIHPNEAHAATPEVLDEIEKLAREPQVRAVGETGLDFFRDWASREDQEASFRAHIEIAKRTGKALVIHDRDAHDDVLRVLADAGAPAVVVFHSYSGDAAMARRCVEAGYFMSFSGPVTYKNAGHLREAAEVAPPELMLVETDAPYLPPTPHRGKPNAPYLIPLTLRCLAEVKGMDADALARAVDANGERVFGAW from the coding sequence ATGAGCCAGGCGGTTCCGCCCGCGCCCGAGCCGCTCGGCGCGGAGGTCTTCGACAGCCACTGCCACCTCGACATCATGGTCGGCGAGCGCAAGGCGTCCTCCGGGGACGCCGTCGCGCTCGCCGCACAGGCGTCGGGCACGGGGGTGGGCAAGATCCTCGCCGAGGCCCGGGCGGTGGGCGTCACCCGCCTCGTGACCATCGGCTACGATCTGCGCTCCTCGCGGTGGGGCGCCGAGGTCGCCCGCGAGCACGACGGCGTGTACGCCGGGGTGGCCATCCACCCCAACGAGGCGCACGCCGCCACGCCCGAGGTCCTGGACGAGATCGAGAAGCTGGCCCGCGAGCCGCAGGTCCGGGCCGTGGGCGAGACCGGGCTGGACTTCTTCCGCGACTGGGCGTCCCGCGAGGACCAGGAGGCGTCGTTCCGCGCGCACATCGAGATCGCGAAGCGGACGGGCAAGGCGCTGGTGATCCACGACCGCGACGCCCACGACGACGTCCTGCGCGTCCTCGCCGACGCGGGCGCGCCCGCGGTGGTCGTCTTCCACAGCTACTCCGGCGACGCCGCCATGGCCCGGCGGTGCGTCGAAGCCGGGTACTTCATGTCCTTCTCCGGCCCGGTCACCTACAAGAACGCCGGCCATCTCCGCGAGGCCGCCGAGGTCGCCCCGCCCGAGCTCATGCTCGTCGAGACCGACGCCCCCTACCTGCCGCCCACCCCGCACCGCGGCAAGCCCAACGCGCCGTACCTCATCCCGCTCACGCTGCGCTGCCTGGCCGAGGTCAAGGGCATGGACGCCGACGCCCTGGCCCGCGCCGTCGACGCCAACGGCGAGCGCGTCTTCGGCGCGTGGTGA
- a CDS encoding resuscitation-promoting factor: MPPSSAPAARRPGSRRAPRRPSRLRAVASSRGAAVLCAVVAGVTSALLVADVLAKDVRLIVDGGETTVLSFGGTVGEVLAHARVPVGPGDHVDPAPGRAVGDGAAIVVRHARRLVLTLDGRRTTHTVTALNVGEALQQLDLARRPATLSASTMRQIPVSGFALSVRTQRRVTVVRGGVRLDLLTYGRTVRSVLAQHKISLARGDRVSPPLHAFPEDSQVIRIIPAPPPPPVHVTPISAWVASLNWGALARCQSLGDPKSFDPRGPYYGMYQFSLPMWRAVGGTRTPLDWPADEQTYRAQLLYQRVAGRWHGQWPDCGARLFTR; this comes from the coding sequence GTGCCTCCATCCTCGGCGCCGGCCGCCCGGCGTCCCGGGTCGCGCCGTGCCCCGCGCCGCCCCTCCCGCCTGCGCGCCGTCGCCTCCTCCCGAGGGGCGGCGGTGCTCTGCGCTGTCGTGGCGGGCGTGACCTCCGCCCTGCTCGTCGCCGACGTGCTGGCCAAGGACGTCCGGCTGATCGTGGACGGCGGCGAGACCACCGTCCTCAGCTTCGGCGGCACCGTCGGCGAGGTCCTCGCGCACGCGCGGGTCCCGGTCGGCCCGGGCGACCACGTCGATCCGGCGCCCGGCCGCGCGGTGGGCGACGGCGCCGCCATCGTCGTGCGGCACGCCCGGCGGCTGGTGCTCACCCTCGACGGCCGCAGGACCACCCACACGGTCACGGCGCTCAACGTGGGGGAGGCCCTGCAGCAGCTCGACCTCGCCCGGCGCCCGGCCACGCTGTCGGCCTCCACGATGCGGCAGATCCCGGTGTCCGGGTTCGCGCTGAGCGTCCGCACGCAGCGCCGGGTCACGGTCGTGCGGGGCGGCGTGCGGCTGGACCTTCTGACCTACGGCCGCACGGTGCGCTCCGTGCTCGCGCAGCACAAGATCAGCCTGGCCCGGGGCGACCGGGTGAGCCCGCCACTGCACGCCTTTCCCGAGGACAGCCAGGTCATCCGGATCATTCCCGCCCCGCCGCCCCCGCCCGTCCACGTGACTCCGATCAGCGCGTGGGTGGCCTCGCTCAACTGGGGGGCGCTCGCCCGCTGCCAGAGCCTCGGCGACCCCAAGTCGTTCGACCCGCGGGGGCCGTACTACGGCATGTACCAGTTCAGCCTGCCCATGTGGCGGGCTGTGGGCGGTACCAGGACCCCGCTGGACTGGCCCGCGGACGAGCAGACCTACCGCGCCCAGCTGCTCTACCAGAGGGTCGCGGGCCGCTGGCACGGCCAGTGGCCGGACTGTGGCGCGCGGCTGTTCACCCGGTGA
- the rsmA gene encoding 16S rRNA (adenine(1518)-N(6)/adenine(1519)-N(6))-dimethyltransferase RsmA produces the protein MGSSIVNLLGPAEIRTLADKLDLRPTKRLGQNFVIDGGTVRRIARVAEVSPDDVVIEVGPGLGSLTLALLPEASRLVAVEIDPVLAGQLPLTVAERAPGLADRLTVVRADAMRVLPAELGGAEPTALVANLPYNVAVPVVLHLLQVLPSLRKGLVMVQSEVADRMAAKPGSKVYGVPSVKAAWYADVRRAGPVGRTVFWPVPNVDSGLVALARRDPPPTTASREEVFAVVDAAFAQRRKTLRAALASWAGTPAAAETALRAAGVDPSLRGEQLGVEQFARIAENHP, from the coding sequence ATGGGGAGTTCGATCGTGAACCTGCTCGGCCCGGCTGAGATACGTACATTGGCGGACAAGCTCGATCTGAGGCCGACCAAGCGGCTCGGGCAGAACTTCGTCATCGACGGAGGCACCGTGCGCCGCATCGCCCGGGTCGCCGAGGTGTCGCCCGACGATGTGGTGATCGAGGTCGGGCCCGGCCTCGGCTCGCTCACGCTCGCGCTGCTCCCCGAGGCGTCGCGGCTGGTCGCGGTCGAGATCGACCCGGTGCTGGCCGGGCAGCTCCCGCTGACCGTCGCCGAGCGCGCCCCCGGGCTGGCGGACCGTCTCACCGTCGTCCGGGCCGACGCGATGCGCGTGCTCCCCGCGGAGCTCGGCGGGGCGGAGCCCACGGCGCTGGTCGCCAACCTCCCGTACAACGTGGCGGTGCCGGTCGTCCTGCACCTGCTACAGGTCCTGCCTTCGCTGCGCAAGGGCCTGGTGATGGTGCAGTCCGAGGTGGCCGACCGCATGGCCGCCAAGCCCGGCTCGAAGGTGTACGGCGTGCCGTCGGTCAAGGCGGCCTGGTACGCCGACGTGCGCCGGGCCGGTCCGGTGGGGCGCACGGTGTTCTGGCCGGTGCCGAACGTCGATTCCGGGCTGGTAGCGCTGGCGCGCCGGGACCCGCCGCCGACCACCGCCTCCCGCGAGGAGGTCTTCGCCGTCGTGGACGCCGCCTTCGCCCAGCGCCGCAAGACCCTCAGGGCCGCCCTGGCGTCCTGGGCGGGCACGCCCGCCGCCGCGGAGACGGCCCTGCGCGCGGCCGGCGTCGACCCGTCGCTGCGCGGCGAACAACTCGGCGTCGAACAGTTCGCCAGGATCGCGGAAAACCATCCGTGA
- a CDS encoding carbohydrate-binding protein codes for MRIRSSSVALAAATMLGAGVLSLAAPAAASTTHEPAAASALTAAASTVAADTWAPGTDYTSGSVVTFGGKRYMCVVSHTSLAGWEPPNAPALWLEIP; via the coding sequence GTGAGAATTCGCAGTTCGTCCGTGGCGCTGGCCGCCGCGACCATGCTCGGCGCCGGCGTGCTCTCGCTCGCCGCCCCGGCGGCCGCCTCCACCACGCACGAACCCGCCGCGGCGTCCGCTCTGACGGCCGCCGCTTCCACCGTGGCAGCCGACACCTGGGCCCCGGGCACCGACTACACGTCAGGCAGCGTGGTGACGTTCGGCGGCAAGAGGTACATGTGCGTGGTGTCGCACACGTCCCTCGCAGGGTGGGAACCGCCCAACGCTCCGGCGCTGTGGCTGGAGATTCCCTAG
- a CDS encoding 4-(cytidine 5'-diphospho)-2-C-methyl-D-erythritol kinase: MSSVTVRVPAKVNLQLSVGPRRDDGYHDLVNVFHAVSLFDEVTASDEPAPREASGGSPVAVTVEGESAGQVPLDGSNLAVRAVLALAVRAGRSPDVRLRIRKAIPVAGGMAGGSADAAATLVACDALWGLGTAEDDLMELAADLGSDVPFALVGGTAVGTGRGENLSPVPVAGRFHWVFALAEGGLSTADVYAECDRLREATGEQVGWPRVADGLMEALARGDAKALGEVLDNDLQAAALLLCRPLARTLAAGREHGALGALVSGSGPTCAFLADSEDHATSLAASLEAAGVCRRALPAHGPVPGAHVVL, from the coding sequence GTGTCTTCTGTGACGGTCCGGGTGCCCGCCAAGGTCAACCTTCAGCTCTCCGTGGGGCCGAGGCGGGACGACGGCTACCACGATCTGGTCAACGTCTTCCACGCCGTGTCCCTCTTCGACGAGGTCACCGCCTCCGACGAGCCCGCGCCGCGCGAGGCGTCCGGCGGCTCGCCCGTGGCCGTGACCGTCGAGGGCGAGTCCGCCGGCCAGGTGCCGCTGGACGGCAGCAACCTCGCCGTGCGGGCCGTGCTGGCGCTGGCCGTGCGGGCGGGGCGGTCCCCGGACGTGCGGCTGCGCATCCGCAAGGCGATCCCCGTCGCCGGGGGCATGGCGGGGGGCAGCGCGGACGCCGCCGCCACGCTCGTGGCCTGCGACGCGCTGTGGGGCCTCGGCACGGCGGAGGACGACCTCATGGAGCTGGCCGCCGACCTCGGCAGCGACGTGCCCTTCGCCCTGGTCGGCGGCACGGCCGTCGGCACCGGCCGGGGAGAGAACCTGTCCCCCGTGCCCGTCGCGGGCCGCTTCCACTGGGTGTTCGCGCTCGCCGAGGGCGGGCTGTCCACGGCGGACGTCTACGCCGAGTGCGACCGGCTGCGCGAGGCGACCGGCGAGCAGGTCGGGTGGCCCCGGGTGGCGGACGGGCTCATGGAGGCGCTCGCGCGCGGCGACGCCAAGGCCCTCGGCGAGGTGCTGGACAACGACCTGCAGGCCGCGGCGCTGCTGCTGTGCCGCCCCCTGGCGCGCACGCTCGCCGCCGGTCGCGAGCACGGCGCGCTCGGAGCCCTGGTGTCCGGCTCCGGCCCCACCTGCGCCTTCCTCGCCGACTCCGAGGACCACGCCACGTCCCTCGCCGCGTCCCTGGAAGCCGCCGGCGTCTGCCGCCGCGCCCTCCCCGCCCACGGCCCCGTCCCCGGCGCCCACGTGGTGCTCTGA
- a CDS encoding ABC-F family ATP-binding cassette domain-containing protein: MNLVNLESVSHAYGPKPLLDAVSLGVEAGDRIGVVGRNGDGKTTLISVIAGTLKPDGGRVTHNRGLRVGFLSQRDDLDPALEVRQVVLGDRAEHEWAADQAVREILANLLGDIELTAKVGELSGGERRRTALARLLIDEHDLLILDEPTNHLDIEAIAWLAAHLSARRSALLVVTHDRWFLDAVSTRTWEVVDGTVQRYEGGYAAYVLAKAERARIAQAAEERRQNLMRKEIAWLRRGPPARTSKPKFRIEAAQALIADEPPPRNTVELVKFAAARLGRTVYDLEDVTLHAGGPDEGPLVLERCTWQFGPGDRVGLIGVNGSGKSSLLRLLAGSVRPDSGRVVRGKTVRLAYLSQEIVELDPARRVLETVEEVRKFIQVGKREWTASQLLERLGFRGEAQWKVVGDLSGGERRRLQLLRLLMDDPNVLLLDEPTNDLDIETLNELEDLLDGWPGTLVLVSHDRYFLERVTDRSVALLGDGRLSLLPGGVDEYLRRRSSGAAVTARAGARAPEAAPAEPSEAAPSGLSAKEERELRKELSRLERQLDRLGEQEAALHAAMAEAASDYGRLASLDAELKDVRSRKEAVELEWLEAADRLGD; encoded by the coding sequence ATGAATCTGGTCAATCTCGAATCGGTCTCCCACGCCTACGGGCCCAAGCCTCTGCTGGACGCGGTCTCGCTCGGCGTCGAGGCCGGTGATCGCATCGGCGTCGTGGGGCGCAACGGGGACGGCAAGACCACGCTCATCTCCGTGATCGCCGGAACGCTGAAGCCCGACGGCGGCCGGGTGACGCACAACCGCGGCCTTCGCGTCGGCTTCCTCTCCCAGCGCGACGACCTGGACCCCGCGCTGGAGGTGCGGCAGGTCGTCCTCGGCGACCGCGCCGAGCACGAGTGGGCCGCCGACCAGGCGGTCAGGGAGATCCTCGCCAACCTTCTCGGCGACATCGAGCTCACCGCCAAGGTGGGCGAGCTCTCCGGCGGCGAGCGGCGGCGCACGGCCCTGGCGCGTCTGCTGATCGACGAGCACGACCTGCTCATCCTCGACGAGCCGACCAATCACCTCGACATCGAGGCCATCGCCTGGCTGGCCGCCCACCTGTCGGCGCGCAGGTCCGCGCTGCTGGTGGTGACGCACGACCGCTGGTTCCTCGACGCGGTGTCCACCCGCACCTGGGAGGTCGTGGACGGCACCGTCCAGCGCTACGAGGGCGGGTACGCCGCGTACGTGCTGGCCAAGGCCGAGCGGGCGCGCATCGCCCAGGCCGCCGAGGAGCGCCGCCAGAACCTGATGCGCAAAGAGATCGCCTGGCTGCGCCGCGGCCCGCCCGCGCGCACGTCCAAGCCCAAGTTCCGCATCGAGGCCGCGCAGGCGCTGATCGCCGACGAGCCTCCGCCGCGCAACACCGTCGAGCTGGTGAAGTTCGCCGCGGCACGGCTCGGCAGGACCGTGTACGACCTGGAGGACGTCACCCTGCACGCGGGCGGCCCGGACGAGGGCCCGCTGGTGCTGGAGCGCTGCACCTGGCAGTTCGGCCCGGGCGACCGCGTCGGGCTGATCGGCGTGAACGGGTCGGGCAAGTCGTCGCTGCTGCGGCTGCTCGCCGGTTCGGTCCGGCCCGACTCGGGGCGGGTCGTGCGGGGCAAGACGGTGCGGCTGGCGTACCTCTCGCAGGAGATCGTGGAGCTGGACCCGGCGCGCCGGGTGCTGGAGACGGTCGAAGAGGTGCGCAAGTTCATCCAGGTGGGCAAGCGCGAGTGGACGGCCTCCCAGTTGCTGGAGCGCCTCGGGTTCCGGGGCGAGGCCCAGTGGAAGGTGGTCGGCGACCTGTCGGGCGGCGAGCGGCGGCGGCTCCAGCTCCTGCGCCTGCTCATGGACGACCCGAACGTCCTGCTGCTGGACGAGCCGACCAACGACCTCGACATCGAGACGCTGAACGAGCTTGAGGACCTGCTGGACGGCTGGCCGGGCACGCTCGTGCTGGTGAGCCACGACCGCTACTTCCTGGAGCGGGTGACCGACCGTTCGGTGGCCCTGCTGGGCGACGGGCGGCTGTCGCTGCTGCCCGGCGGCGTGGACGAGTACCTGCGGCGCCGGTCCTCGGGGGCGGCCGTCACCGCCAGGGCCGGAGCGCGGGCCCCCGAGGCGGCGCCCGCGGAGCCGTCCGAGGCGGCGCCCTCGGGGCTGTCGGCCAAGGAGGAGCGCGAGCTGCGCAAGGAACTGTCCCGGCTGGAGCGCCAGCTCGACCGGCTCGGCGAGCAGGAGGCCGCGCTGCACGCCGCCATGGCCGAGGCCGCCTCCGACTACGGTCGCCTGGCCTCGCTGGACGCCGAGCTGAAGGACGTCCGGTCGCGCAAGGAGGCCGTCGAGCTCGAATGGCTGGAGGCCGCCGACCGGCTCGGCGACTGA
- a CDS encoding MarR family winged helix-turn-helix transcriptional regulator, with translation MTTRHTDGVAGTSGDPLDPQPTTEPAARSERVAAPESGHPAPARDEVDQLVACWRQERPDLDVAPLQVLSRVSRLARHLDRARRASFAEHDLEPWEFDVLTTLRRSGEPYELSPGALLRATLVTSGTMTNRIDRLAAARLVRRRPDPEDRRGVLVSLTDLGRERVDAAFADLLRRERELLKSLDGDAQRTLAGLLRTLLIPFDTAGNPT, from the coding sequence ATGACGACGCGCCACACGGACGGGGTCGCCGGCACGTCCGGCGACCCGCTCGACCCCCAGCCGACCACCGAGCCCGCAGCCAGGTCCGAGCGCGTCGCCGCACCGGAGAGCGGCCATCCCGCCCCCGCGCGCGACGAGGTCGACCAGCTCGTCGCCTGCTGGCGTCAGGAGCGCCCCGATCTCGACGTCGCGCCCCTCCAGGTGCTCAGCCGCGTCTCCCGCCTGGCCCGCCACCTCGACCGCGCCCGCCGCGCGTCCTTCGCCGAGCACGACCTCGAACCCTGGGAGTTCGACGTCCTCACCACCCTGCGCCGGTCCGGCGAGCCCTACGAGCTCAGCCCCGGCGCGCTGCTGCGCGCCACGCTCGTCACCTCCGGCACGATGACCAACCGCATCGACCGCCTCGCCGCCGCCCGGCTCGTCCGCAGGCGCCCCGACCCCGAGGACCGCCGCGGCGTCCTGGTGTCCCTGACCGACCTCGGGCGCGAACGCGTGGACGCGGCCTTCGCCGACCTGCTCCGCCGCGAACGCGAGCTGCTCAAGAGCCTCGACGGCGACGCGCAGCGCACCCTCGCCGGCCTGCTGCGCACCCTGCTCATCCCGTTCGACACCGCCGGGAACCCCACCTGA
- a CDS encoding trans-aconitate 2-methyltransferase, producing the protein MWDPAVYGRYAGERARPFFELLARVRAENPRSVVDLGCGSGELTAELRRRWPEAYVHGIDSSPAMIAKAPPGPTFSVGDVRDWRPDHPIDVIISNALLQWIPEHRELFPRWLGYLAPGGWLAFQVPGNFDAPSHAAVRRLCASPVWAGRLGDLARYDPVDGPEGYLDLLAGLGCEVDAWETTYVHVLPGDDPVLAWISGTALRPMLDRLSGDEAARAAFLADCARVLAEAYPRRPYGTAFPFRRVFVVARRPGRP; encoded by the coding sequence ATGTGGGACCCCGCAGTGTACGGCCGGTACGCCGGCGAGCGTGCCCGCCCCTTCTTCGAGCTCTTGGCCCGGGTGCGCGCCGAGAACCCGAGGTCCGTCGTCGACCTGGGCTGCGGCTCCGGCGAGCTGACCGCCGAGCTGAGGCGCCGCTGGCCCGAGGCGTACGTCCACGGCATCGACTCCTCACCCGCGATGATCGCCAAGGCGCCGCCCGGCCCCACGTTCAGCGTGGGGGACGTCCGCGACTGGCGTCCGGACCATCCTATCGATGTGATCATCTCCAACGCCCTGCTGCAATGGATCCCCGAGCACCGCGAGCTGTTCCCGCGCTGGCTCGGGTACCTCGCGCCGGGCGGATGGCTGGCGTTCCAGGTGCCGGGCAACTTCGACGCCCCGAGCCACGCGGCCGTCCGGCGGCTGTGCGCGTCGCCCGTCTGGGCCGGCCGCCTCGGCGACCTCGCCCGGTACGACCCCGTGGACGGCCCCGAGGGCTACCTGGACCTGCTCGCCGGGCTCGGCTGCGAGGTGGACGCCTGGGAGACCACCTACGTCCACGTGCTGCCGGGCGACGACCCCGTGCTCGCCTGGATCTCCGGCACGGCGCTGCGGCCGATGCTGGACCGTCTCTCCGGCGACGAGGCGGCCCGCGCGGCGTTCCTGGCCGACTGCGCCCGCGTGCTCGCCGAGGCGTACCCGCGACGTCCGTACGGCACGGCCTTCCCGTTCCGCCGCGTGTTCGTGGTCGCGCGCAGGCCGGGCCGCCCGTGA
- a CDS encoding VOC family protein, with protein MITGLHHVQLAAPPGSEPRLRAFYAGLLGLAEVPKPAALAVRGGVWFRGQGVELHLGVEEDFRPARKAHPGLLVDDLPAMIARLGAAGVDARSDDLLPGFRRCYVDDPVGNRIELLERVRPAEERV; from the coding sequence GTGATCACCGGGCTGCACCACGTGCAGCTGGCCGCGCCGCCCGGCAGCGAGCCGCGGCTGCGCGCCTTCTACGCGGGCCTGCTCGGGCTCGCCGAGGTGCCCAAGCCCGCCGCGCTGGCCGTGCGGGGCGGCGTGTGGTTCCGGGGGCAGGGGGTGGAACTGCACCTCGGCGTCGAGGAGGACTTCCGCCCCGCCCGCAAGGCCCACCCGGGCCTGCTGGTGGACGACCTGCCCGCCATGATCGCGCGGCTCGGCGCGGCCGGTGTCGACGCGCGTTCCGACGATCTTCTTCCCGGGTTCCGCCGCTGTTACGTCGACGATCCTGTGGGCAATCGCATTGAATTGCTGGAAAGAGTGCGGCCCGCCGAAGAGCGCGTTTGA